CCGAGCACCCAGAACTGCGCGGCCAGCGCGCCCGTCACCAGGGCTCCCGACCACGTCACGATCACCCCGGCGCACCCGATCACGCTGATCAGCGGGGACACCAGGTGGTAGGCGGCCTGGCGCCACAGCGACGCCGAGCGGGTCCTGCGCAGCAGGCGCATCGCGACGTTGCCCTTCAGGGCGCGCCGGGGCACCGGCGGGATCCGCACGTCCAGGAACGCCTCGAACCTCAGGCGCTGCAGGCGCGTGAGCAGCGGCACGACCCAGAACAGCAGCAGCGCGCCCGCCACCGGCACCGCCACCGTCCAGACGAAGATCACCGACAGGGTGGTGATCCCGAGGATCAGCGCGCCCGCCACCAGCCCCAGCGGAACGCCGGTCACGACGTGGAACATGCGCAGCCAGCTCCGCGCGGACCAGTGCGCGCGGATCCGGTCCCAGGGGCTCCTCACCTCGGCGACGGTCATGCTCCAACCGTAGGGATAACCCCACCACCACCGACATGGTCGTAACCCCCCTCCCCAAGGTGAGGAAAACCCCCGCCCCGGCCTTCCGCCAAGCCCCGGCCGTGAGGCGAATCCCTTCGGCGGCGGCGTCCTCCGCTGCGGATTCCATCGGTTTTATGCGGATTCCGCTGCGCTAGGTGTGGGGGTTGCTACGGAAAGTTAGGCACATCTCCGCGATCGCCATCCGAAGTCACTACGTAATGTGATAGCCATGTGACGGCATGCGATCGGCAAACGGGCGGAACGTCCCTGTCAGAAAGTGGTCGTACACATGATGATCCTGGTCAGCGTACTCGCGGTCGTCTGCGCGGTCGGCGTGGTGGCCGTGGCCGCGTTCCTCTTCCGCCGGTTCGTCAGAGGCACGGACGACCTCCTCCCCAACGGCCCGTCGGCCGGGCACGCCGGATCCATGCTGTCCTCGCTCTTCCTCCTGGTGTTCGCCATCGCGATCGTCGTGCCGTGGAGCACGGCCGACGCCGCGCGGCACAACACCTACGCGGAAAGCCAGGCCGCCGTCGAGAGCTATTGGTCGGCCGCCCGCATTCCCGCGCCCGCCGGCCCCGAGCTACGCCGGCAGGTGCGCGACTACGTCGACTTCGTGGTGCGCACGGAATGGCCGCTCATGGCGTCGGGCGGCCTCAGTCAGGAGGGGGCCTCGCGCCTCGAGACACTGCGCACCCAGGTGACGGGCCTGGTGCTCGGCGACGAGGACGCCAAGGCGGCGAGAGGCGATCTCCTCGATGAGATGCGCGAGCTGTCGTCGGCCCGCCGCCAGCGCGCGGCGGACGCCGGGGCCAAGCCCCCGGCGGGCGTGCTGCCGCTGGCCATCGTCACCGGGGTGATCGTCATCATCTTCCCGTTCCTGGCGGGGGCGCGTCCCCGGGGCAAGACGCTGGTGCCGCTGTCCCTCATGGCGGGGCTGCTCGGGCTCGGCATCTTCCTGGCCTGGCAGATCTCGCACGTCTTCGCCAGCGGCCTGTCGGTCGGGCCGGAGGCCTACGAGGCCGCGCTGACCGAGATGCGACGACTGCCCTGGAGCGGGTGACCGTGCCGACCTCCCGCGTGACCGCGCTGGTCACGGCCCTTTCCCTGGCCCCTGTGGTCCCCTTGCAGGCCGAGCCGTCCCCGCCGGAGGACAGGATCGCCGAGGTGGCCGTGGCCGGCGGCCACGACGACGGCGCGGCCGGGCCGAGGCGCCGGCGGGCCTCCGTGGTCGACCTCGACGCCTCCGCCGGCGGGCTCCTCTCGGTGTGCCTGGAGGTCGACCTGCTGGTCAGCCTGCGCGCCGGGCTGAGTGTCGGGGGCCCGCCCGTCTGCCACGAGGCCCGTCCCCCCGCCGAGCCGGCCCCCGTCCCGCCCCCTGACCCGCCGCCGCCCGCGCCCCAGCCGCCCGCGCCCGCCCCGCCCCAGCCGGTGCCCGTCCCGTCCCAGCCGCCCGTGCCACCTCCGACCGC
The Sphaerisporangium krabiense genome window above contains:
- a CDS encoding bestrophin-like domain, translated to MMILVSVLAVVCAVGVVAVAAFLFRRFVRGTDDLLPNGPSAGHAGSMLSSLFLLVFAIAIVVPWSTADAARHNTYAESQAAVESYWSAARIPAPAGPELRRQVRDYVDFVVRTEWPLMASGGLSQEGASRLETLRTQVTGLVLGDEDAKAARGDLLDEMRELSSARRQRAADAGAKPPAGVLPLAIVTGVIVIIFPFLAGARPRGKTLVPLSLMAGLLGLGIFLAWQISHVFASGLSVGPEAYEAALTEMRRLPWSG